The Bombus pyrosoma isolate SC7728 linkage group LG3, ASM1482585v1, whole genome shotgun sequence genome has a segment encoding these proteins:
- the LOC122566133 gene encoding serine/arginine repetitive matrix protein 2 isoform X1, with product MYNGIGLQTPRGSGTNGHVQRNWAIVRKTKDKVTYKTDEGKLDQLNKQPNKDILDHVRKRKVEVKCAELADILEEQGFTSEEVTKKVESYRSMLMGTDTKPAISRDEFGRVNVRETHQIAEAQQEKNAKLREAFGISEFFVEGSSLDPERHAREAEARAAASKVYELVRTPSPAPDTTSVPEKKKRKRSGSAIKKKKGKKHKKERSESPKGSKKKEKSKKKKKEKKHKKTEASSSDSDSSEASDDSSSSETESKKKKKKKKKKSKAEAKEKHEKKKVPVKKKHQSSESSSDSSPERPKKSMKHDKIVEKAKNDETENTTKEPRSNRSPKKQEKGRNETPPPKRKDSPVKKPAPEKKDKSPAVHKSPPPRRHRSPSRSKADRGRSPRRYSRSRRISPSPRRRRISRSPRRYNRYSISRSRSRSRYDRYGSRRRLSPLPRRRRSDSRRRSRSPRRQRDRRERSRDRRRSRSRTRSRSRRSTLSYSPVRKNPERYKHILEEKKKRDQKKNQDNKRKSRSTSKARKMRTITPRVRLRSSSEDETDIADDEPKAEDEEKMKEMHTLKRLQSGLAAKARETLGKKVISPVKIKVEKKEDSVLDIALPNDPPKMVQNTIGLVQEKSKSKSPISHLPAIQSPVSSRSPSPALPLTREEAAIKIRSPSESPPPLPPVLNKVDLRSPSMTVKTNHRSKSPSITKKNSPVVSRKHSSQSKSSSHSPPVSISHKDTTIKLRSPTESPPPIPSNKSKQRSASPVISKKSSPVSRKHSPRNKSYSRSPSRSYTRSVSLEKRSSRSPRHRSRSVSRDKKSRSVSRSKKSASPRHRSPTSPSRSKKSSKSPARSKRLSRSRSSSESKRSVSRSPSRSKKSPSHSPEKSRSRSRTRSLSKGSRSRSLSKKSRSRSLSKKSRSRSLSKKSRSRSLSKKSRSRSRSLSRLSRDKEKRSHSRSSSRSSLSSRHSRRSFSSSSRSSSSVSSRSSRSTSSSSASSRSRSPSIPRRHGSPSFLDRRRITSARKRPIPYHRPTPTPPSSPSSSDSSRHSNWSSPSHRSSCSPSRSPSYTR from the exons ATGTACAATGGAATTGGATTACAAACACCACGAGGTTCTGGAACAAATGGTCATGTCCAAAGAAATTGGGCAATTGTACGCAAGACTAAAGACAAAGTCACTTACAAAACAGATGAAGGAAAATTAGATCAGCTAAATAAGCAACCTAACAAAGATATTCTTGATCATgttagaaaaaggaaagttgAAGTCAAATGTGCAGAATTAGCAGATATTTTAGAGGAACAAGG ATTTACATCCGAAGAGGTAACAAAGAAAGTAGAATCATACAGATCCATGTTAATGGGAACTGACACCAAACCAGCAATATCTAGAGATGAATTTGGTCGTGTAAA TGTAAGAGAGACACATCAGATCGCCGAGGCGCAGCAAGAGAAAAATGCAAAGCTACGTGAGGCGTTCGGCATATCGGAGTTCTTCGTGGAGGGAAGTAGCCTAGATCCGGAGAGGCACGCGCGCGAGGCTGAGGCAAGAGCGGCGGCAAGCAAAGTGTATGAATTAGTACGGACCCCGAGTCCAGCTCCGGACACCACGTCCGTCccggagaagaagaaacgcaAACGATCCGGTAgtgcaattaaaaagaaaaagggaaagaagcaTAAGAAGGAAAG GTCGGAATCTCCGAAGGGTagcaagaagaaagaaaaatccaagaagaagaaaaaggaaaagaaacacaAGAAGACTGAGGCTAGTTCCTCTGACAGTGATTCTAGTGAAGCTTCAGATGATAGCAG TTCTTCCGAAACTgagtcaaagaagaaaaagaaaaaaaagaagaagaagtcaAAGGCGGAGGCAAAAGAAAAGCATGAG aagaaaaaagtacCCGTCAAGAAGAAGCACCAGTCATCCGAGAGCTCGTCAGATag TTCTCCGGAGAGGCCGAAAAAGTCTATGAAACATGACAAAATTGTAGAGAAAGCTAAGAACGATGAGACGGAGAACACAACGAAAGAGCCTCGATCGAATCGCTCACCAAAGAAGCAAGAGAAAGGTCGAAACGAAACTCCTCCTCCCAAGAGGAAAGATTCTCCCGTTAAAAAACCTGCGCCAGAAAAAAAGGATAAGTCACCAGCTGTACATAAGAGTCCTCCACCAAGGCGACATAGATCACCATCAAGAAGTAAAGCTGATAGAGGAAGGTCTCCTAGAAGATATTCAAGGTCACGACGAATCAGCCCTTCACCAAGGAGAAGAAGGATTTCGAGATCTCCAAGAAGATACAACAGATACTCCATATCCAGAAGCAGAAGTCGATCGAGATACGATCGTTATGGATCACGACGTCGATTGTCACCACTTCCTAGACGCAGGAGATCCGATTCTCGAAGAAGATCCAGGTCTCCCAGAAGACAGAGGGATAGGCGAGAAAGATCTAGAGATCGTCGTAGGAGTCGTAGTAGGACAAGAAGTAGATCTAGGAGATCTACCTTGAGTTATTCTCCCGTACGGAAAAATCCGGAACGGTACAAACATATAttggaagagaagaagaaacgagatcAGAAGAAGAATCAGGATAACAAACGAAAATCCCGGTCAACTTCGAAAGCGAGAAAAATGCGAACAATTACACCAAGAGTTCGGTTACGTTCCTCGAGCGAGGATGAAACAGATATAGCAGACGATGAACCAAAAGCAgaggacgaagaaaaaatgaaagaaatgcaTACATTGAAGCGATTACAGAGTGGATTAGCCGCGAAAGCCAGAGAGACTCTTGGTAAGAAGGTAATAAGTCCAGTAAAGATTAAAGttgagaagaaagaagatagcGTGTTGGATATAGCTTTACCAAATGACCCGCCCAAAATGGTACAAAATACTATTGGTCTTGTGCAAGAGAAATCTAAGTCAAAATCTCCTATATCTCATTTACCTGCTATTCAGTCTCCAGTGTCTAGCAGATCACCCTCACCAGCTTTGCCATTGACTAGAGAAGAGGCtgcaataaaaatacgatCTCCCAGTGAATCGCCTCCTCCATTGCCACCAGTCTTAAATAAGGTTGACTTAAGGTCACCGAGCATGACAGTTAAGACAAATCACCGTTCGAAGTCTCCTAGTATCACCAAGAAGAATTCGCCAGTTGTCTCAAGGAAACACTCGTCACAGAGCAAATCATCCTCACACTCACCGCCCGTATCTATCTCCCATAAAGACACTACTATAAAATTACGTTCTCCAACTGAATCCCCGCCTCCGATTCCTAGTAACAAATCTAAGCAAAGATCTGCATCGCCAGTCATCTCAAAAAAGAGTTCTCCTGTTTCTAGAAAGCATTCTCCAAGAAATAAGTCTTACTCCAGGTCACCTTCCAGATCGTACACGAGATCTGTGTCACTGGAGAAAAGGTCTTCCAGATCGCCTCGGCATCGTTCGAGGTCCGTCTCTAGAGACAAAAAATCGCGTTCTGTATCGAGAAGCAAGAAATCGGCATCTCCTAGACACAGGTCTCCAACATCGCCATCAAGATCGAAGAAATCATCTAAATCTCCAGCAAGGTCAAAGAGATTGAGCAGGTCAAGGTCTTCTTCGGAATCAAAACGATCTGTATCTAGATCTCCGTCACgttcaaaaaaatctccgtctCATTCCCCGGAAAAGTCAAGGTCCAGGAGTAGGACCAGGTCGTTATCGAAAGGATCCAGGAGCCGATCTCTATCGAAAAAGTCTAGAAGCAGGTCTTTGTCAAAGAAATCGCGTAGTCGATCACTGTCGAAGAAATCTAGAAGTCGGTCGCTATCGAAGAAGTCAAGGAGCCGTTCGCGGTCATTGTCCAGACTGTCGCGagataaagaaaagagaagtcATAGTAGGAGTAGTTCACGTTCTTCTTTAAG TTCAAGGCATAGTCGTAGAAGTTTCTCTAGTTCATCGCGATCATCAAGCAGCGTTTCTAGTAGGTCTTCTCGTTCAACGTCCAGCAGTTCAGCTTCTAGTAGATCTCGGTCTCCGTCGATACCTCGACGTCATGGCTCACCTAGTTTTCTAGATAGACGTCGTATTACAAG CGCCAGGAAACGACCAATTCCATATCATCGACCTACTCCGACACCACCTTCGTCACCGAGTAGTTCAGATAGCAGCAGACACAGTAATTGGTCAAGTCCAAGTCATCGATCAAGTTGTTCCCCGAGTCGAAGTCCATCATACACGCGTTGA
- the LOC122566133 gene encoding serine/arginine repetitive matrix protein 2 isoform X3, whose product MYNGIGLQTPRGSGTNGHVQRNWAIVRKTKDKVTYKTDEGKLDQLNKQPNKDILDHVRKRKVEVKCAELADILEEQGFTSEEVTKKVESYRSMLMGTDTKPAISRDEFGRVNVRETHQIAEAQQEKNAKLREAFGISEFFVEGSSLDPERHAREAEARAAASKVYELVRTPSPAPDTTSVPEKKKRKRSGSAIKKKKGKKHKKERSESPKGSKKKEKSKKKKKEKKHKKTEASSSDSDSSEASDDSSSSETESKKKKKKKKKKSKAEAKEKHEKKKVPVKKKHQSSESSSDSSPERPKKSMKHDKIVEKAKNDETENTTKEPRSNRSPKKQEKGRNETPPPKRKDSPVKKPAPEKKDKSPAVHKSPPPRRHRSPSRSKADRGRSPRRYSRSRRISPSPRRRRISRSPRRYNRYSISRSRSRSRYDRYGSRRRLSPLPRRRRSDSRRRSRSPRRQRDRRERSRDRRRSRSRTRSRSRRSTLSYSPVRKNPERYKHILEEKKKRDQKKNQDNKRKSRSTSKARKMRTITPRVRLRSSSEDETDIADDEPKAEDEEKMKEMHTLKRLQSGLAAKARETLGKKVISPVKIKVEKKEDSVLDIALPNDPPKMVQNTIGLVQEKSKSKSPISHLPAIQSPVSSRSPSPALPLTREEAAIKIRSPSESPPPLPPVLNKVDLRSPSMTVKTNHRSKSPSITKKNSPVVSRKHSSQSKSSSHSPPVSISHKDTTIKLRSPTESPPPIPSNKSKQRSASPVISKKSSPVSRKHSPRNKSYSRSPSRSYTRSVSLEKRSSRSPRHRSRSVSRDKKSRSVSRSKKSASPRHRSPTSPSRSKKSSKSPARSKRLSRSRSSSESKRSVSRSPSRSKKSPSHSPEKSRSRSRTRSLSKGSRSRSLSKKSRSRSLSKKSRSRSLSKKSRSRSLSKKSRSRSRSLSRLSRDKEKRSHSRSSSRSSLSSRHSRRSFSSSSRSSSSVSSRSSRSTSSSSASSRSRSPSIPRRHGSPSFLDRRRITRDRSRDRHRR is encoded by the exons ATGTACAATGGAATTGGATTACAAACACCACGAGGTTCTGGAACAAATGGTCATGTCCAAAGAAATTGGGCAATTGTACGCAAGACTAAAGACAAAGTCACTTACAAAACAGATGAAGGAAAATTAGATCAGCTAAATAAGCAACCTAACAAAGATATTCTTGATCATgttagaaaaaggaaagttgAAGTCAAATGTGCAGAATTAGCAGATATTTTAGAGGAACAAGG ATTTACATCCGAAGAGGTAACAAAGAAAGTAGAATCATACAGATCCATGTTAATGGGAACTGACACCAAACCAGCAATATCTAGAGATGAATTTGGTCGTGTAAA TGTAAGAGAGACACATCAGATCGCCGAGGCGCAGCAAGAGAAAAATGCAAAGCTACGTGAGGCGTTCGGCATATCGGAGTTCTTCGTGGAGGGAAGTAGCCTAGATCCGGAGAGGCACGCGCGCGAGGCTGAGGCAAGAGCGGCGGCAAGCAAAGTGTATGAATTAGTACGGACCCCGAGTCCAGCTCCGGACACCACGTCCGTCccggagaagaagaaacgcaAACGATCCGGTAgtgcaattaaaaagaaaaagggaaagaagcaTAAGAAGGAAAG GTCGGAATCTCCGAAGGGTagcaagaagaaagaaaaatccaagaagaagaaaaaggaaaagaaacacaAGAAGACTGAGGCTAGTTCCTCTGACAGTGATTCTAGTGAAGCTTCAGATGATAGCAG TTCTTCCGAAACTgagtcaaagaagaaaaagaaaaaaaagaagaagaagtcaAAGGCGGAGGCAAAAGAAAAGCATGAG aagaaaaaagtacCCGTCAAGAAGAAGCACCAGTCATCCGAGAGCTCGTCAGATag TTCTCCGGAGAGGCCGAAAAAGTCTATGAAACATGACAAAATTGTAGAGAAAGCTAAGAACGATGAGACGGAGAACACAACGAAAGAGCCTCGATCGAATCGCTCACCAAAGAAGCAAGAGAAAGGTCGAAACGAAACTCCTCCTCCCAAGAGGAAAGATTCTCCCGTTAAAAAACCTGCGCCAGAAAAAAAGGATAAGTCACCAGCTGTACATAAGAGTCCTCCACCAAGGCGACATAGATCACCATCAAGAAGTAAAGCTGATAGAGGAAGGTCTCCTAGAAGATATTCAAGGTCACGACGAATCAGCCCTTCACCAAGGAGAAGAAGGATTTCGAGATCTCCAAGAAGATACAACAGATACTCCATATCCAGAAGCAGAAGTCGATCGAGATACGATCGTTATGGATCACGACGTCGATTGTCACCACTTCCTAGACGCAGGAGATCCGATTCTCGAAGAAGATCCAGGTCTCCCAGAAGACAGAGGGATAGGCGAGAAAGATCTAGAGATCGTCGTAGGAGTCGTAGTAGGACAAGAAGTAGATCTAGGAGATCTACCTTGAGTTATTCTCCCGTACGGAAAAATCCGGAACGGTACAAACATATAttggaagagaagaagaaacgagatcAGAAGAAGAATCAGGATAACAAACGAAAATCCCGGTCAACTTCGAAAGCGAGAAAAATGCGAACAATTACACCAAGAGTTCGGTTACGTTCCTCGAGCGAGGATGAAACAGATATAGCAGACGATGAACCAAAAGCAgaggacgaagaaaaaatgaaagaaatgcaTACATTGAAGCGATTACAGAGTGGATTAGCCGCGAAAGCCAGAGAGACTCTTGGTAAGAAGGTAATAAGTCCAGTAAAGATTAAAGttgagaagaaagaagatagcGTGTTGGATATAGCTTTACCAAATGACCCGCCCAAAATGGTACAAAATACTATTGGTCTTGTGCAAGAGAAATCTAAGTCAAAATCTCCTATATCTCATTTACCTGCTATTCAGTCTCCAGTGTCTAGCAGATCACCCTCACCAGCTTTGCCATTGACTAGAGAAGAGGCtgcaataaaaatacgatCTCCCAGTGAATCGCCTCCTCCATTGCCACCAGTCTTAAATAAGGTTGACTTAAGGTCACCGAGCATGACAGTTAAGACAAATCACCGTTCGAAGTCTCCTAGTATCACCAAGAAGAATTCGCCAGTTGTCTCAAGGAAACACTCGTCACAGAGCAAATCATCCTCACACTCACCGCCCGTATCTATCTCCCATAAAGACACTACTATAAAATTACGTTCTCCAACTGAATCCCCGCCTCCGATTCCTAGTAACAAATCTAAGCAAAGATCTGCATCGCCAGTCATCTCAAAAAAGAGTTCTCCTGTTTCTAGAAAGCATTCTCCAAGAAATAAGTCTTACTCCAGGTCACCTTCCAGATCGTACACGAGATCTGTGTCACTGGAGAAAAGGTCTTCCAGATCGCCTCGGCATCGTTCGAGGTCCGTCTCTAGAGACAAAAAATCGCGTTCTGTATCGAGAAGCAAGAAATCGGCATCTCCTAGACACAGGTCTCCAACATCGCCATCAAGATCGAAGAAATCATCTAAATCTCCAGCAAGGTCAAAGAGATTGAGCAGGTCAAGGTCTTCTTCGGAATCAAAACGATCTGTATCTAGATCTCCGTCACgttcaaaaaaatctccgtctCATTCCCCGGAAAAGTCAAGGTCCAGGAGTAGGACCAGGTCGTTATCGAAAGGATCCAGGAGCCGATCTCTATCGAAAAAGTCTAGAAGCAGGTCTTTGTCAAAGAAATCGCGTAGTCGATCACTGTCGAAGAAATCTAGAAGTCGGTCGCTATCGAAGAAGTCAAGGAGCCGTTCGCGGTCATTGTCCAGACTGTCGCGagataaagaaaagagaagtcATAGTAGGAGTAGTTCACGTTCTTCTTTAAG TTCAAGGCATAGTCGTAGAAGTTTCTCTAGTTCATCGCGATCATCAAGCAGCGTTTCTAGTAGGTCTTCTCGTTCAACGTCCAGCAGTTCAGCTTCTAGTAGATCTCGGTCTCCGTCGATACCTCGACGTCATGGCTCACCTAGTTTTCTAGATAGACGTCGTATTACAAG AGACAGATCGAGGGACAGGCATAGAAGATAA
- the LOC122566133 gene encoding serine/arginine repetitive matrix protein 2 isoform X2, giving the protein MSVTVAPLKPARGRGPADGRAFFETLWRGNFFLDRQKVMKRSRKRKLQAANGKKRAQLQMRQHCCCCQRIQLHLLAGRRSNMRSVVSVRETHQIAEAQQEKNAKLREAFGISEFFVEGSSLDPERHAREAEARAAASKVYELVRTPSPAPDTTSVPEKKKRKRSGSAIKKKKGKKHKKERSESPKGSKKKEKSKKKKKEKKHKKTEASSSDSDSSEASDDSSSSETESKKKKKKKKKKSKAEAKEKHEKKKVPVKKKHQSSESSSDSSPERPKKSMKHDKIVEKAKNDETENTTKEPRSNRSPKKQEKGRNETPPPKRKDSPVKKPAPEKKDKSPAVHKSPPPRRHRSPSRSKADRGRSPRRYSRSRRISPSPRRRRISRSPRRYNRYSISRSRSRSRYDRYGSRRRLSPLPRRRRSDSRRRSRSPRRQRDRRERSRDRRRSRSRTRSRSRRSTLSYSPVRKNPERYKHILEEKKKRDQKKNQDNKRKSRSTSKARKMRTITPRVRLRSSSEDETDIADDEPKAEDEEKMKEMHTLKRLQSGLAAKARETLGKKVISPVKIKVEKKEDSVLDIALPNDPPKMVQNTIGLVQEKSKSKSPISHLPAIQSPVSSRSPSPALPLTREEAAIKIRSPSESPPPLPPVLNKVDLRSPSMTVKTNHRSKSPSITKKNSPVVSRKHSSQSKSSSHSPPVSISHKDTTIKLRSPTESPPPIPSNKSKQRSASPVISKKSSPVSRKHSPRNKSYSRSPSRSYTRSVSLEKRSSRSPRHRSRSVSRDKKSRSVSRSKKSASPRHRSPTSPSRSKKSSKSPARSKRLSRSRSSSESKRSVSRSPSRSKKSPSHSPEKSRSRSRTRSLSKGSRSRSLSKKSRSRSLSKKSRSRSLSKKSRSRSLSKKSRSRSRSLSRLSRDKEKRSHSRSSSRSSLSSRHSRRSFSSSSRSSSSVSSRSSRSTSSSSASSRSRSPSIPRRHGSPSFLDRRRITSARKRPIPYHRPTPTPPSSPSSSDSSRHSNWSSPSHRSSCSPSRSPSYTR; this is encoded by the exons ATGTCTGTGACAGTAGCTCCTTTGAAACCAGCTCGTGGACGAGGTCCAGCTGATGGCCGAGCATTTTTTGAGACACTCTGGAGAGGAAATTTCTTCTTGGATAGGCAGAAGGTGATGAAACGATCGCGAAAACGAAAGTTGCAAGCGGCGAACGGAAAGAAGCGTGCACAGCTGCAGATGCGACAGCATTGTTGCTGTTGTCAGCGCATACAACTCCACCTCCTCGCCGGACGGCGAAGCAACATGCGCTCCGTCGTTAG TGTAAGAGAGACACATCAGATCGCCGAGGCGCAGCAAGAGAAAAATGCAAAGCTACGTGAGGCGTTCGGCATATCGGAGTTCTTCGTGGAGGGAAGTAGCCTAGATCCGGAGAGGCACGCGCGCGAGGCTGAGGCAAGAGCGGCGGCAAGCAAAGTGTATGAATTAGTACGGACCCCGAGTCCAGCTCCGGACACCACGTCCGTCccggagaagaagaaacgcaAACGATCCGGTAgtgcaattaaaaagaaaaagggaaagaagcaTAAGAAGGAAAG GTCGGAATCTCCGAAGGGTagcaagaagaaagaaaaatccaagaagaagaaaaaggaaaagaaacacaAGAAGACTGAGGCTAGTTCCTCTGACAGTGATTCTAGTGAAGCTTCAGATGATAGCAG TTCTTCCGAAACTgagtcaaagaagaaaaagaaaaaaaagaagaagaagtcaAAGGCGGAGGCAAAAGAAAAGCATGAG aagaaaaaagtacCCGTCAAGAAGAAGCACCAGTCATCCGAGAGCTCGTCAGATag TTCTCCGGAGAGGCCGAAAAAGTCTATGAAACATGACAAAATTGTAGAGAAAGCTAAGAACGATGAGACGGAGAACACAACGAAAGAGCCTCGATCGAATCGCTCACCAAAGAAGCAAGAGAAAGGTCGAAACGAAACTCCTCCTCCCAAGAGGAAAGATTCTCCCGTTAAAAAACCTGCGCCAGAAAAAAAGGATAAGTCACCAGCTGTACATAAGAGTCCTCCACCAAGGCGACATAGATCACCATCAAGAAGTAAAGCTGATAGAGGAAGGTCTCCTAGAAGATATTCAAGGTCACGACGAATCAGCCCTTCACCAAGGAGAAGAAGGATTTCGAGATCTCCAAGAAGATACAACAGATACTCCATATCCAGAAGCAGAAGTCGATCGAGATACGATCGTTATGGATCACGACGTCGATTGTCACCACTTCCTAGACGCAGGAGATCCGATTCTCGAAGAAGATCCAGGTCTCCCAGAAGACAGAGGGATAGGCGAGAAAGATCTAGAGATCGTCGTAGGAGTCGTAGTAGGACAAGAAGTAGATCTAGGAGATCTACCTTGAGTTATTCTCCCGTACGGAAAAATCCGGAACGGTACAAACATATAttggaagagaagaagaaacgagatcAGAAGAAGAATCAGGATAACAAACGAAAATCCCGGTCAACTTCGAAAGCGAGAAAAATGCGAACAATTACACCAAGAGTTCGGTTACGTTCCTCGAGCGAGGATGAAACAGATATAGCAGACGATGAACCAAAAGCAgaggacgaagaaaaaatgaaagaaatgcaTACATTGAAGCGATTACAGAGTGGATTAGCCGCGAAAGCCAGAGAGACTCTTGGTAAGAAGGTAATAAGTCCAGTAAAGATTAAAGttgagaagaaagaagatagcGTGTTGGATATAGCTTTACCAAATGACCCGCCCAAAATGGTACAAAATACTATTGGTCTTGTGCAAGAGAAATCTAAGTCAAAATCTCCTATATCTCATTTACCTGCTATTCAGTCTCCAGTGTCTAGCAGATCACCCTCACCAGCTTTGCCATTGACTAGAGAAGAGGCtgcaataaaaatacgatCTCCCAGTGAATCGCCTCCTCCATTGCCACCAGTCTTAAATAAGGTTGACTTAAGGTCACCGAGCATGACAGTTAAGACAAATCACCGTTCGAAGTCTCCTAGTATCACCAAGAAGAATTCGCCAGTTGTCTCAAGGAAACACTCGTCACAGAGCAAATCATCCTCACACTCACCGCCCGTATCTATCTCCCATAAAGACACTACTATAAAATTACGTTCTCCAACTGAATCCCCGCCTCCGATTCCTAGTAACAAATCTAAGCAAAGATCTGCATCGCCAGTCATCTCAAAAAAGAGTTCTCCTGTTTCTAGAAAGCATTCTCCAAGAAATAAGTCTTACTCCAGGTCACCTTCCAGATCGTACACGAGATCTGTGTCACTGGAGAAAAGGTCTTCCAGATCGCCTCGGCATCGTTCGAGGTCCGTCTCTAGAGACAAAAAATCGCGTTCTGTATCGAGAAGCAAGAAATCGGCATCTCCTAGACACAGGTCTCCAACATCGCCATCAAGATCGAAGAAATCATCTAAATCTCCAGCAAGGTCAAAGAGATTGAGCAGGTCAAGGTCTTCTTCGGAATCAAAACGATCTGTATCTAGATCTCCGTCACgttcaaaaaaatctccgtctCATTCCCCGGAAAAGTCAAGGTCCAGGAGTAGGACCAGGTCGTTATCGAAAGGATCCAGGAGCCGATCTCTATCGAAAAAGTCTAGAAGCAGGTCTTTGTCAAAGAAATCGCGTAGTCGATCACTGTCGAAGAAATCTAGAAGTCGGTCGCTATCGAAGAAGTCAAGGAGCCGTTCGCGGTCATTGTCCAGACTGTCGCGagataaagaaaagagaagtcATAGTAGGAGTAGTTCACGTTCTTCTTTAAG TTCAAGGCATAGTCGTAGAAGTTTCTCTAGTTCATCGCGATCATCAAGCAGCGTTTCTAGTAGGTCTTCTCGTTCAACGTCCAGCAGTTCAGCTTCTAGTAGATCTCGGTCTCCGTCGATACCTCGACGTCATGGCTCACCTAGTTTTCTAGATAGACGTCGTATTACAAG CGCCAGGAAACGACCAATTCCATATCATCGACCTACTCCGACACCACCTTCGTCACCGAGTAGTTCAGATAGCAGCAGACACAGTAATTGGTCAAGTCCAAGTCATCGATCAAGTTGTTCCCCGAGTCGAAGTCCATCATACACGCGTTGA